A single region of the Thermithiobacillus tepidarius DSM 3134 genome encodes:
- a CDS encoding STAS domain-containing protein — protein sequence MSETRRPAADFSWATVGSEPVLRLQGVLTVWTLGDLLPRLQAAVQERPPVRVDLGGVVQADSAALALLVELARQSVAQGGPAPFFAGLPAKLRDLVRLYHLQDVLSFDAVA from the coding sequence GTGAGCGAGACCCGGCGGCCCGCCGCCGACTTCAGTTGGGCGACGGTGGGCAGCGAGCCCGTGCTGCGCCTGCAGGGCGTGTTGACGGTCTGGACCCTGGGCGACTTGCTGCCCCGCCTGCAGGCGGCCGTGCAAGAGCGCCCGCCGGTGCGGGTGGATCTGGGCGGGGTGGTGCAGGCCGACAGCGCCGCCCTGGCCTTGCTCGTCGAGCTGGCGCGGCAGAGTGTCGCCCAAGGCGGCCCGGCGCCGTTTTTTGCCGGCCTGCCGGCGAAGCTGCGGGATCTGGTGCGGCTCTACCATCTGCAGGACGTGCTGTCCTTCGACGCAGTCGCTTGA
- a CDS encoding MlaC/ttg2D family ABC transporter substrate-binding protein, whose product MHINVSYFARFLAVLAVGLALAGPGWAAQRPDPAVMVKSTSDQVIKALKEKNYQGPERRAALLKLVDEIVLPHFDFNRMSQWVMARNWRTMTPAQQKQFVQLFRDLLVRTYSNSLTNYRDQKIEVSGTTIDPASGDALVRMVVRQNGNEADVPIVYRLYWTGSAWKVYDVTIDNVSLVTNYRASFGRIASQQGIDALLQRLQQRAKEAG is encoded by the coding sequence ATGCACATCAACGTGTCGTATTTCGCGCGCTTCTTGGCGGTGCTGGCCGTCGGCCTGGCTCTGGCGGGTCCCGGCTGGGCCGCGCAGCGGCCGGACCCCGCGGTCATGGTCAAATCGACCTCCGACCAGGTGATCAAGGCGCTCAAGGAAAAGAACTACCAGGGGCCCGAGCGGCGGGCCGCCCTGCTGAAGCTGGTGGACGAGATCGTGCTGCCCCACTTCGACTTCAACCGCATGTCGCAATGGGTCATGGCGCGCAACTGGCGGACCATGACCCCCGCCCAGCAGAAGCAGTTCGTGCAGCTGTTCCGCGACCTGCTGGTGCGCACCTACTCCAATTCGCTGACCAATTACCGCGACCAGAAGATCGAGGTGAGCGGCACCACCATCGATCCGGCCAGCGGCGACGCGCTGGTGCGCATGGTGGTGCGCCAGAACGGCAACGAGGCCGACGTGCCCATCGTTTACCGCCTCTACTGGACGGGCTCGGCTTGGAAGGTCTACGACGTCACCATCGACAACGTCAGCCTGGTCACCAACTACCGCGCCTCCTTCGGGCGCATCGCCAGCCAGCAGGGCATCGATGCGCTCCTGCAGCGCCTGCAGCAGCGCGCCAAGGAGGCCGGGTGA
- a CDS encoding TolC family protein, giving the protein MKKRSLLAGLVGVLLSASVQAAPLTLDQAVERALKQDPRVAESEKLVDAARALIDEALGHRGLMINANAFIGLTTAKHGDIFEPGTTTLRRDAYDVDGLSDWEFLQFQIIKPLFTFGKIENYARAAQGQADVRRGDVRLRRGQTVMEVKKAYYGYLTARDTRAMLEEVQQKVNDAEKLVQNWLDTGSGQATQADLYQLQAGRAQVEKFIAQARAVENTAAQGLRLLVGIPASEPLELAEAHITPVADRTLDGKALGELQLQALNSRPEAAQLEAGLRARRALVAARRAELYPDVYAGVVGVVSHAGRRDDLKNPFLYDPFHQYGATPILGLRWQWQGAVTDARVAGAQAELDALNLKSSFAQKGIPFEVAEAYNEYQAQQQAVKALEQGSAAARRWMVASYADFEAGVGDGEKVMRALQGYALNRADYLRALNDYNMAAARLDLVTGQYH; this is encoded by the coding sequence ATGAAGAAGCGCAGCTTATTGGCGGGCCTGGTGGGTGTCCTGCTGTCCGCTTCCGTCCAGGCGGCGCCCCTGACGCTGGATCAAGCCGTGGAGCGCGCCCTGAAGCAGGACCCGCGCGTGGCGGAAAGCGAGAAGCTGGTGGACGCGGCGCGCGCCCTCATCGACGAGGCCCTCGGCCACCGGGGGCTGATGATCAACGCCAATGCCTTCATCGGCCTGACCACCGCCAAGCACGGCGACATCTTCGAGCCGGGCACCACGACCCTGCGCCGCGACGCCTACGACGTGGACGGCCTGTCCGACTGGGAGTTCCTGCAGTTCCAGATCATTAAGCCGCTCTTCACCTTCGGCAAGATCGAAAACTACGCCCGCGCCGCCCAGGGCCAGGCGGACGTGCGCCGCGGCGACGTGCGCCTGCGCCGCGGCCAGACCGTCATGGAAGTGAAGAAGGCCTACTACGGCTACCTGACCGCCCGCGACACCCGGGCCATGCTGGAAGAGGTGCAGCAAAAGGTCAACGACGCCGAAAAGCTGGTGCAGAATTGGCTCGATACCGGCAGCGGCCAGGCCACCCAGGCGGATCTCTACCAATTGCAGGCCGGCCGGGCGCAGGTGGAGAAGTTCATCGCCCAGGCGCGGGCGGTGGAGAACACGGCGGCCCAGGGCTTGCGCCTGCTGGTGGGCATCCCGGCCAGCGAACCGCTGGAGCTGGCCGAGGCGCACATCACCCCGGTGGCGGATCGGACCCTGGACGGCAAGGCTCTGGGTGAGCTGCAGCTGCAGGCGCTGAACAGCCGTCCGGAAGCCGCGCAGCTGGAGGCCGGCTTGCGCGCGCGCCGCGCGCTGGTGGCGGCACGGCGCGCCGAGCTCTATCCGGACGTGTACGCGGGCGTGGTCGGCGTCGTAAGCCACGCCGGCCGCCGCGACGACCTGAAGAACCCCTTCCTCTACGACCCCTTCCACCAGTACGGCGCCACGCCCATTCTGGGCCTGCGCTGGCAGTGGCAGGGCGCGGTCACCGACGCCCGCGTGGCCGGCGCGCAGGCGGAGCTGGACGCCCTGAACCTGAAGTCCAGCTTCGCCCAGAAGGGCATTCCCTTCGAGGTGGCGGAGGCCTACAACGAGTACCAGGCCCAGCAGCAGGCCGTCAAAGCGCTGGAGCAGGGCAGCGCGGCCGCCCGGCGCTGGATGGTCGCCAGCTATGCCGATTTCGAGGCGGGCGTGGGTGACGGCGAAAAAGTGATGCGCGCCCTGCAGGGCTATGCCCTGAACCGCGCCGACTATCTGCGCGCGCTGAACGACTACAACATGGCGGCGGCCAGGCTGGATCTGGTGACGGGCCAGTATCACTGA
- the mlaD gene encoding outer membrane lipid asymmetry maintenance protein MlaD, translating to MERKAVDWWVGIFVLLGLAALVVLALRVGNLADLGTRGGYPIVATFDNVGGLKVKAPVKMGGVPVGRVQSISIDPQSYLAVVRMEIEPGIKLPTDTGASIYTAGLLGEQYVTLEPGGSPDYLKPNGRISLTQSAISLEQIIGQFLYSKAAETPASPGSQAGGEGL from the coding sequence ATGGAACGTAAGGCGGTAGACTGGTGGGTAGGGATATTCGTACTGTTGGGATTGGCCGCCCTGGTCGTCCTGGCATTGCGGGTGGGCAACCTGGCTGACCTGGGGACGCGGGGAGGGTATCCTATCGTGGCCACCTTTGACAACGTCGGCGGGCTGAAGGTGAAGGCGCCTGTGAAGATGGGCGGCGTGCCCGTGGGCCGGGTGCAGTCCATCAGCATCGATCCCCAATCCTATCTGGCCGTGGTCCGGATGGAGATCGAGCCCGGCATCAAGCTGCCCACCGATACGGGCGCGAGCATCTACACCGCCGGCCTGCTGGGCGAGCAGTACGTCACCCTGGAGCCGGGCGGTTCTCCGGACTACCTCAAGCCCAACGGGCGGATCAGCCTGACCCAGTCCGCCATTTCCCTGGAGCAGATCATCGGCCAATTCCTATACAGCAAGGCCGCGGAAACGCCGGCGAGTCCGGGTTCCCAGGCAGGCGGGGAGGGACTATGA
- the mlaE gene encoding lipid asymmetry maintenance ABC transporter permease subunit MlaE, translating to MPGQPRKPQSWDAIPRFGHWLLEVLANLGTSTRFLLLVLAAVFQRHFSLRQLSLQVYAVGVLSLLLMVVAALFTGMVLGFQGYNTLVRFGAEESLGTVVALSLVRELGPVLTALLFAGRAGSALTAEIGLMKTTEQLAAMEMMAVNPFAWVVAPRLLAGVIAMPILAAIYNVVGVWGGYLIAVPLMGVDEGAFWSQMQANVSLYDDILSGMIKSLCFGLVVTWIATWQGYRSEPTAEGVGRATTRTVVGSALAVLALDFVLTALMF from the coding sequence ATGCCCGGCCAGCCCCGTAAGCCCCAATCCTGGGACGCCATTCCCCGCTTCGGCCACTGGCTGCTGGAGGTGCTCGCCAATCTGGGCACCAGCACCCGCTTCCTGTTGCTGGTGCTCGCGGCGGTCTTCCAGCGGCACTTCAGCCTGCGGCAGCTGAGCCTGCAAGTCTACGCGGTGGGCGTGCTGTCTTTGCTGCTGATGGTGGTGGCGGCCCTGTTTACCGGCATGGTGCTGGGCTTTCAGGGCTACAATACGCTGGTGCGCTTCGGCGCCGAGGAGTCGCTCGGCACCGTGGTGGCCCTGTCGCTGGTGCGCGAGCTGGGGCCGGTGCTGACCGCGCTGCTCTTCGCCGGGCGCGCGGGCTCGGCGCTGACGGCGGAGATCGGCCTTATGAAAACCACGGAGCAGCTGGCCGCCATGGAGATGATGGCCGTCAACCCCTTTGCCTGGGTAGTCGCGCCGCGCCTGCTGGCCGGCGTGATCGCCATGCCCATCCTGGCGGCCATCTACAACGTGGTGGGCGTCTGGGGCGGCTACCTGATCGCCGTGCCCCTGATGGGGGTGGACGAGGGCGCCTTCTGGTCGCAGATGCAGGCCAACGTGAGCCTCTACGACGACATCCTCAGCGGCATGATCAAGAGCCTGTGCTTTGGCCTGGTGGTGACCTGGATCGCCACCTGGCAGGGCTACCGTTCGGAGCCGACCGCCGAGGGCGTCGGCCGGGCCACCACGCGTACCGTGGTCGGTTCGGCGCTGGCCGTGTTGGCGCTGGATTTCGTGCTGACGGCGTTGATGTTTTAG
- a CDS encoding ABC transporter ATP-binding protein encodes MSPAHNNNILEIRNLGFFRADRAILSDLNIRIPRGQIVAILGGSGTGKTTLLQLMGGQLRPRRGEVLLDGVALASLGQQELYEARKRMGMLFQHSALLTDLSVFENVAFPLRRHTRLSEPVLRTLVLMKLEAVGLRGAHALMPSQLSGGMARRVALARAVVMDPDLILYDEPFTGLDPISLGVVVSLIKRLNQALGASSVVVSHDVAETLSIADYAYILANGRVIGEGTPAALRDSRSPLVRQFLDGAPDGPVPFHYAAPLNYEQDLLNARPAP; translated from the coding sequence ATGTCCCCGGCTCACAACAATAACATTCTGGAAATACGGAACCTCGGCTTTTTCCGCGCTGACCGCGCCATTCTGTCCGATTTGAATATCCGCATTCCGCGCGGGCAGATCGTCGCCATCCTGGGCGGCAGCGGCACCGGCAAGACCACGCTGCTGCAGCTCATGGGCGGCCAGTTGCGGCCGCGGCGGGGCGAGGTGCTGCTCGACGGCGTGGCGCTGGCCAGCCTGGGCCAGCAGGAATTGTACGAGGCGCGCAAGCGCATGGGCATGCTGTTTCAGCACAGCGCCCTACTGACCGACCTTTCCGTCTTCGAAAACGTGGCCTTTCCCCTGCGCCGGCACACGCGCCTGTCCGAGCCGGTCCTGCGCACCCTGGTGCTGATGAAGCTGGAGGCGGTGGGCCTGCGCGGCGCCCACGCGCTCATGCCGTCCCAGCTGTCGGGCGGCATGGCGCGGCGGGTGGCGCTGGCCCGCGCCGTGGTCATGGATCCCGATCTCATCCTCTACGACGAGCCTTTTACCGGACTCGATCCCATCAGCCTCGGCGTGGTGGTGTCGCTGATCAAGCGCCTGAACCAGGCCCTGGGCGCCAGCTCCGTGGTGGTCAGCCACGACGTGGCGGAGACCCTGAGCATCGCCGACTACGCCTATATCCTGGCCAACGGCCGCGTGATCGGCGAGGGCACGCCCGCGGCGCTGCGGGACAGCCGCTCGCCGCTGGTGCGGCAATTCCTCGACGGCGCCCCGGACGGCCCGGTGCCCTTCCACTACGCGGCGCCGCTGAATTACGAGCAGGATTTGCTGAATGCCCGGCCAGCCCCGTAA
- the pmbA gene encoding metalloprotease PmbA, translated as MTHSALPTRHDFLHDLVAQILDEAKRQGASQAEASVSEGKGLSVTVRLGEVETIEFHQDKGLGVTVYFGQSKGHASTSDFSADAIRETVRAASTIARHTAADPFAGLADPALLAREIPDLDLYHPWDIDADDAIELARRCEEAARGADRRISNSEGASLGSGEGLAVYANSNGFLGAYRSSRHNLSCSVIAQDAQGGMQRDYWYDVARDAGSLADPETVGRIAAERTLRRLDARKLSTRRAPVLFENQVAASLLSHFSSAISGSSLYRKTSFLLDALGTPVFAPGIRIYEEPHRLRGLGSAPFDGEGVATRNRDLITDGVLQSYLLDSYSARKLGATSTGNAGGAHNLTLQPGELDFPALLKRMGTGLLVTELIGFGVNNVTGDYSRGAAGFWVENGEIQYPVEEITIAGNLRDMYRQIAAVGADMLIHGNTGSPSILIEEMTIAGA; from the coding sequence ATGACCCACTCCGCGCTCCCTACCCGGCACGACTTCCTGCATGACCTGGTCGCCCAGATTCTCGATGAAGCCAAGCGGCAAGGGGCGAGCCAGGCCGAGGCATCGGTCAGCGAGGGCAAGGGACTGTCGGTGACCGTGCGCCTGGGCGAAGTGGAAACCATCGAGTTTCACCAGGACAAGGGCTTGGGCGTCACCGTCTATTTCGGCCAGTCCAAGGGCCATGCCTCCACCTCGGACTTCTCCGCCGACGCGATCCGCGAAACCGTGCGCGCGGCCAGCACCATCGCCCGCCACACCGCCGCCGACCCCTTCGCGGGCTTGGCGGACCCCGCGCTGCTGGCCCGGGAGATCCCCGACCTCGACCTCTATCATCCCTGGGACATCGATGCCGACGACGCCATCGAGCTGGCGCGCCGCTGCGAAGAGGCCGCCCGCGGCGCCGACCGGCGCATCAGCAACTCGGAAGGCGCCAGCCTGGGCAGCGGCGAGGGCCTGGCGGTCTACGCCAACAGCAACGGCTTCCTGGGCGCCTACCGCTCCTCGCGCCATAACCTCTCCTGCTCGGTCATCGCCCAGGACGCGCAGGGTGGAATGCAGCGCGACTACTGGTACGACGTGGCGCGCGATGCGGGCAGCCTGGCCGATCCCGAGACCGTCGGCCGGATCGCGGCCGAGCGCACCCTGCGCCGCCTCGATGCCCGCAAGCTGAGCACGCGCCGGGCGCCGGTGCTCTTCGAGAACCAGGTGGCGGCCAGCCTGCTCAGCCACTTCAGCAGCGCCATCAGCGGCAGCAGCCTTTACCGCAAGACCAGCTTCCTGCTCGATGCGCTGGGCACCCCCGTGTTCGCGCCCGGCATCCGCATCTACGAGGAGCCGCATCGGCTCCGCGGCCTGGGCAGCGCCCCCTTCGATGGCGAAGGCGTCGCTACCCGCAACCGCGACCTGATCACCGACGGCGTGCTGCAGAGCTATCTGCTGGACAGCTACAGCGCCCGCAAGCTGGGCGCGACCAGCACCGGCAACGCCGGCGGCGCCCACAACCTGACCCTGCAGCCGGGCGAGCTGGACTTCCCGGCGCTGCTCAAGCGCATGGGCACCGGCCTGCTCGTCACCGAACTGATCGGCTTCGGCGTGAACAACGTCACCGGCGACTACTCCCGCGGCGCGGCCGGCTTCTGGGTGGAAAACGGCGAGATCCAGTATCCGGTGGAGGAAATCACCATCGCCGGCAATCTGCGCGACATGTACCGCCAGATCGCCGCCGTGGGCGCCGACATGCTGATCCACGGCAACACCGGCAGCCCCTCCATCCTCATCGAGGAAATGACCATCGCCGGCGCCTGA
- the lnt gene encoding apolipoprotein N-acyltransferase, which translates to MSVAILLGLCWPLGFAPFGFTPLPILLLAALFALTSRHGPKAAFWHAYLFGLAGFATGLYWISHTLHTYGFLPWPLAIVLMLLLAAVMAFYPAIAVGLARLIFPNRTLAFLVGMPLLWVLLDWLRGHLFTGFPWLSLGYSQTLAPLGGLAPWVGVYGIGLVAAWMAGLLAWSWAEETRRALWLIGFPAVLVIMGLAQLMGQAELTRPVDGPLKVRLLQGNIPQAVKWSPEAVEPTLRTYVNLLLQTPPGTDLVVLPESAIPLFRDEVPELLRGLALWSQRQGTAIILGIDERVPRGNGVDYYNSALAITGQGPIQSYRKRHLVPFGEYVPLRPWIGTVVNQLVPGQGDFSKGTSVGVLRLDGQSTGTSICYEAAFGDEIRSDVRAGARFLLNISNDDWFGDTIAPHQHLQMAQMRARESQRPLARATNTGITVFIGPDGRIQSRLPQFQTGTLNGTLQPRTGLTPYARFGDWPVLLLAGFGLLSAWTWQRRQQRLAPAPEFS; encoded by the coding sequence GTGTCCGTGGCCATCCTGCTGGGGCTGTGCTGGCCGCTGGGCTTTGCGCCCTTCGGCTTCACGCCCCTGCCCATCCTGCTGCTGGCGGCCCTCTTTGCCCTGACCTCGCGCCATGGGCCGAAGGCCGCCTTCTGGCACGCCTATCTCTTCGGCCTGGCCGGCTTCGCCACCGGGCTCTACTGGATCAGCCACACGCTGCACACCTACGGCTTCCTGCCGTGGCCCCTGGCCATCGTGCTCATGCTGCTGCTGGCGGCGGTGATGGCCTTTTATCCGGCCATTGCCGTGGGGCTGGCGCGGCTGATCTTCCCCAACCGTACCTTAGCCTTTCTGGTGGGCATGCCGCTGCTGTGGGTGCTGCTGGACTGGCTGCGCGGCCATCTCTTCACCGGCTTCCCCTGGCTGTCCCTGGGCTACAGCCAGACCCTGGCGCCCCTCGGCGGCCTGGCGCCCTGGGTGGGCGTCTACGGCATCGGGCTGGTGGCCGCCTGGATGGCGGGCCTGTTGGCCTGGAGCTGGGCCGAGGAGACCCGGCGCGCCCTGTGGCTGATCGGCTTTCCGGCCGTGCTCGTGATCATGGGCTTGGCGCAGCTCATGGGCCAGGCCGAGCTTACCCGCCCGGTCGACGGCCCGCTCAAGGTGCGCCTGCTGCAGGGCAACATCCCGCAGGCGGTCAAGTGGTCACCCGAGGCGGTGGAGCCGACCCTGCGCACCTACGTGAACCTGCTCCTGCAGACGCCGCCGGGCACCGATCTCGTGGTGCTGCCGGAGTCCGCCATTCCCCTGTTCCGCGACGAGGTGCCGGAGCTGCTGCGCGGCTTGGCGCTGTGGTCGCAGCGGCAGGGCACCGCCATCATCCTGGGCATCGACGAGCGGGTGCCGCGCGGCAACGGCGTGGATTACTACAACAGCGCCCTGGCCATCACCGGGCAGGGGCCGATCCAGAGCTACCGCAAGCGCCATCTGGTGCCCTTCGGCGAGTACGTGCCCCTGCGCCCCTGGATCGGGACCGTCGTGAACCAATTGGTGCCGGGGCAGGGCGATTTCAGCAAGGGCACCAGCGTGGGTGTCCTGCGCCTGGACGGCCAGTCCACCGGCACCTCCATCTGCTATGAGGCGGCCTTCGGCGATGAGATCCGCAGCGACGTGCGCGCCGGCGCCCGCTTCCTGCTGAACATCAGCAACGACGACTGGTTCGGCGACACCATCGCGCCGCACCAGCACCTGCAGATGGCGCAGATGCGCGCGCGCGAGAGCCAGCGCCCCCTGGCGCGGGCCACCAATACCGGCATCACCGTCTTCATCGGCCCGGACGGCCGCATCCAGTCGCGCCTGCCCCAGTTCCAGACCGGCACTTTGAACGGCACCCTGCAGCCCCGCACCGGCCTGACCCCCTATGCCCGCTTCGGCGACTGGCCGGTGCTGCTCCTGGCAGGTTTCGGCCTGCTGTCGGCCTGGACCTGGCAGCGGCGCCAGCAGCGCCTGGCACCGGCGCCGGAGTTCTCGTAA
- a CDS encoding HlyC/CorC family transporter, whose amino-acid sequence MNEDRSPDGEIRPRSWWVRFTQSLRGNVEDQEDVLELLREASERRLIDAEALRMIEGVFRVGEMQVRDVMIPRAQMEVVELAAPIEQIIQHVVEVGHSRFPVIGEGRDDIRGILLAKDLLRACQINGPKQVQLSSMLRPATFIPESKHLDLLLEEFRTNRNHMAIVVDEYGGTAGLVTIEDVLEIIVGDIEDEYDIDEDVMIVPRSDGEFFVNALIPLEEFNEAFGTSLEGEDVDTLGGYVAMEMGHLPRIGERLQLGDLELQVLRADRRRVHTFRLARREPDLAAVAPPG is encoded by the coding sequence ATGAACGAAGACCGAAGTCCCGATGGTGAAATACGCCCCCGTTCCTGGTGGGTGCGTTTCACCCAGTCCCTGCGCGGCAACGTGGAGGATCAGGAGGACGTATTGGAGCTCCTCCGGGAGGCGAGCGAACGGCGCCTGATCGACGCCGAGGCCCTGCGCATGATCGAGGGCGTCTTCCGGGTGGGCGAAATGCAGGTGCGGGACGTGATGATCCCGCGCGCACAGATGGAAGTGGTGGAGCTCGCCGCCCCCATCGAGCAAATCATTCAACACGTGGTGGAGGTGGGGCATTCCCGCTTTCCCGTCATCGGCGAAGGCCGGGACGACATCCGCGGCATCCTGCTGGCCAAGGACCTGCTGCGGGCCTGCCAGATCAACGGGCCCAAGCAGGTGCAGCTGAGCAGCATGCTGCGCCCGGCGACCTTCATCCCGGAAAGCAAGCACCTCGACCTCCTGCTGGAGGAATTCCGCACCAACCGCAATCACATGGCCATCGTGGTGGACGAGTACGGCGGCACGGCGGGCCTGGTGACCATCGAGGACGTGCTGGAGATCATCGTCGGCGACATCGAGGACGAGTACGACATCGACGAGGACGTGATGATCGTGCCGCGCTCGGACGGCGAGTTCTTCGTCAACGCCCTGATCCCGCTCGAGGAGTTCAACGAGGCCTTCGGCACCAGCCTGGAGGGTGAGGACGTGGACACCCTGGGCGGCTACGTGGCCATGGAAATGGGCCATCTGCCGCGCATTGGCGAGCGTCTGCAGTTGGGCGACCTGGAGCTGCAGGTGCTGCGCGCCGACCGCCGGCGGGTGCACACCTTCCGGCTGGCGCGTCGCGAGCCGGACCTGGCTGCGGTCGCGCCGCCCGGCTGA
- the ybeY gene encoding rRNA maturation RNase YbeY, which produces MTSAPATPADRPAPRLVLHWLVDAEADPAGLPARAWSRRVVQAALRAPSARLQAGRPVALSVRFTSDEAMRALNRDYRRQDKPTNVLSFPAEPLPAALGRRDYLGDLALAVPYVLREAAAQGKAPRAHWAHLLTHGVLHLLGYDHVEEADAVRMEGLERSILADLGVADPYLELETQ; this is translated from the coding sequence ATGACGAGCGCACCGGCGACGCCGGCTGACCGCCCGGCGCCCCGGCTGGTGCTGCACTGGCTGGTGGACGCGGAGGCGGACCCCGCCGGGCTCCCGGCGCGCGCCTGGTCGCGGCGGGTGGTGCAGGCGGCGCTGCGCGCTCCTTCGGCGCGCTTGCAGGCGGGCCGGCCGGTCGCCCTGTCCGTCAGATTCACCAGCGACGAGGCCATGCGGGCGCTGAACCGCGATTACCGGCGGCAGGACAAGCCGACCAACGTGCTGTCCTTCCCGGCCGAGCCCCTGCCGGCGGCGCTCGGCCGGCGCGACTACCTGGGCGATCTGGCGCTGGCGGTGCCCTATGTGCTGCGTGAAGCCGCGGCGCAGGGCAAGGCGCCGCGCGCGCACTGGGCCCATCTTTTGACGCATGGCGTGCTGCACCTGCTCGGCTATGATCATGTGGAAGAAGCCGACGCGGTGCGCATGGAAGGGCTGGAGCGCAGCATTTTGGCCGATCTGGGTGTGGCCGACCCGTACCTTGAGCTTGAAACGCAATGA
- a CDS encoding PhoH family protein has protein sequence MPLLSSSLSEIEYTPEAASGLMLANMAGELDSHIKQIENRLGVVILARGSRFHISGPEAAVQEANRVLAALYDYARRNQAITPRLVHQTIQSVQVETPETAEAETESLRVQTRKGSIQGRGPRQRRYLEAILAKDLTFGIGPAGTGKTYLAVAAAVDQLNREAVRRIILVRPAVEAGERLGFLPGGLEEKVDPYLRPLYDALYEMLGFEKVAKLMDRQVIEVAPLAFMRGRTLNESFIILDEAQNTTPEQMKMFLTRIGFGSKAVVTGDVTQVDLPRGQMSGLTQAIEVLRDVEGAEFVFFQNADVVRHPLVARIVNAYQRYDERTGDAG, from the coding sequence ATGCCTCTCTTGTCCAGTTCCCTGAGTGAAATAGAGTACACGCCCGAAGCTGCCTCCGGTTTGATGCTGGCCAACATGGCCGGCGAGCTGGACAGCCACATCAAGCAGATCGAAAACCGCCTGGGGGTGGTGATCCTGGCGCGCGGCAGCCGCTTCCACATCAGCGGGCCGGAAGCCGCCGTGCAGGAGGCCAATCGCGTGCTGGCCGCGCTCTACGATTACGCCAGGCGCAATCAGGCCATCACCCCGCGCCTGGTGCACCAGACCATCCAGAGCGTGCAGGTGGAGACGCCGGAAACGGCCGAGGCGGAGACGGAGAGCCTGCGGGTGCAGACCCGCAAGGGCAGCATCCAGGGGCGCGGGCCGCGGCAGCGCCGCTATCTGGAAGCCATCCTGGCCAAGGACCTGACCTTCGGCATCGGCCCGGCCGGCACCGGCAAGACCTACTTGGCGGTGGCGGCGGCAGTGGACCAGCTGAATCGCGAGGCGGTGCGCCGCATCATCCTGGTGCGTCCGGCGGTGGAGGCGGGCGAGCGCCTGGGCTTCCTGCCCGGCGGCCTGGAGGAGAAGGTGGACCCTTACCTGCGACCGCTTTATGATGCCCTGTACGAGATGCTGGGCTTCGAGAAGGTGGCCAAGCTCATGGACCGGCAGGTGATCGAGGTCGCCCCCCTGGCCTTCATGCGCGGGCGCACCCTGAACGAGTCCTTCATCATCCTGGACGAGGCGCAGAACACCACGCCCGAGCAGATGAAGATGTTCCTGACCCGCATCGGCTTCGGCTCCAAGGCGGTGGTCACCGGCGACGTGACCCAGGTGGACCTGCCGCGCGGGCAGATGTCGGGCCTGACCCAGGCCATCGAGGTGCTGCGCGATGTGGAGGGCGCCGAATTCGTGTTCTTCCAGAACGCCGACGTGGTCCGCCACCCGCTGGTGGCGCGCATCGTCAATGCCTATCAGCGCTATGACGAGCGCACCGGCGACGCCGGCTGA